In Helianthus annuus cultivar XRQ/B chromosome 8, HanXRQr2.0-SUNRISE, whole genome shotgun sequence, a single genomic region encodes these proteins:
- the LOC110870452 gene encoding uncharacterized protein LOC110870452 produces the protein MSDGNDDNPVRTSTEQMEEIIAEEVGKAIEGSLSGFIDKIQSTVLSLVEERVKRLEDSVNLMKDKTGERKGCSYKEFMACNPPIYNGEVDPIICQRWLSDVEGVFERTYCDVGDFVAYGTGQLRNQAKDWWDNKKKEMGAEAARVMTWEEFKVPFLKHHSPKAVINRIKEEFIQLRQKGESIDKITGIFMDKLRFCDELVTTEEQKIYYYYNMLSTEYREFMTPSKYETLTEIINVAREREIELKKQVERGERRAQDVNPSPIKKARTGESGKKVDAKGGSPSCKVCGKGHKGECRFKDKPCPVCGKTGHTASLCPGKVSVCYKCYQPGHKKSECPDFVGKRDTKESPIETPKAKARSFQLTTAEAKTEPDVVSGDVGTNRKMIELAFEEPNMIYKLPQCFKL, from the coding sequence atgtctGATGGAAATGATGATAATCCGGTGCGAACAAGCACCGAACAAATGGAAGAAATAATTGCCGAAGAAGTAgggaaggcaattgaaggtagCCTATCCGGGTTTATAGACAAGATTCAAAGCACGGTGTTGTCGCTTGTTGAAGAGCGAGTTAAAAGGTTGGAGGATAGTGTCAACCTTATGAAAGACAAAACTGGAGAACGTAAAGGGTGCTCATATAAGGAATTCATGGCATGTAACCCGCCAATATATAACGGGGAGGTCGACCCGATAATATGTCAAAGATGGTTGAGTGACGTCGAAGGAGTGTTTGAACGAACCTACTGTGACGTAGGTGACTTTGTTGCTTACGGAACCGGTCAATTAAGAAatcaagccaaggattggtgggacaataaaaagaaggaaatggGAGCCGAAGCGGCAAGGGTCATGACTTGGGAAGAGTTTAAGGTGCCGTtccttaaacaccatagtcccaaagcAGTTATCAACAGGATCAAAGAGGAATTTATCCAATTAAGACAAAAGGGAGAATCAATTGATAAGATCACGGGCATCTTCATGGATAAGCTGAGGTTTTGTGACGAGTTAGTCACCACTGAAGAGCAGAAGATATACTATTATTACAACATGTTGAGCACTGAAtatagggagtttatgactccttcaaaatacgagacccttaccgaaaTCATAAACGTTGCTCGGGAACGGGAAATCGAGTTGAAGAAACAAGTTGAAAGAGGTGAGCGAAGGGCACaagatgtgaatccaagccctatAAAGAAAGCCCGAACTGGAGAATCGGGAAAGAAGGTCGATGCTaaaggcgggtcgccaagttgcaAAGTATGTGGAAAGGGGCACAAAGGCGAGTGCCGCTTCAAAGACAAGCCATGTCCGGTATGTGGGAAGACGGGGCACACTGCATCGTTATGTCCCGGAAAAGTTTCCGTTTGTTATAAATGTTATCAACCCGGCCACAAAAAGTCTGAATGCCCCGATTTTGTTGGAAAGAGAGACACAAAAGAGTCTCCAATAGAAACTCCCAAGGCGAAGGCTAGGTCCTTCCAACTTACCACGGCTGAAGCAAAAACAGAACCcgatgtggtttcag